The genomic DNA TAACCTCGCTACGCATCGTAACTCGCCGGTCCGTTCTACAAAAAGTACGAGATCACCCGTTAAGTCGGGCTTTCTCTGTTTGTAAGCATACGGTTTCAGATTCTATTTCACTCCCCTCCCGGGGTTCTTTTCACCTTTCCCTCACGGTACTATACTCTATCGGTCATTAGGTCGTATTTAGCCTTAGGAGATGGTCCTCCTATATTCCCACTGGATTTCTCGTGTCCTGTGGTACTCTGGAACTCCGCCACTAAATCGAAAATGTCACCTACGGGACTTTTACCCTCTTTGGTCAGGCTTTCCAGCCTGCTCGATTACTTTCAATTTATGATTATGCGGTTCTCTACCCCGTTATATATTGCTATATACGGTTTGGGCTCTTTCCCTTTCGCTCGCCACTACTCAGGAAATCACTGATTTGTTTTCTTTTCCTCCGGTTAATGAGATGTTTCAGTTCACCGGGTTCCCCTTAATACACTATGTATTCGTGTATTAATAATGCGTCTTCAACGCATTGAGTTTCCTCATTCGGAAATCTGCGGATTAATGCTCATTTACAGCTCCCCGCAGCTTATCGCAGTTAGTCACGTCCTTCTTCGGCGCCTAATGCCAAGGCATTCACCATATGCTCTTTGTAGCTTGATCTTATATCTTAGATCTTAAATTACTCTTTTAAAAAATTAACTCTTTGAAATTGCAGCTTTTTATTGTAATAATAAAATGCTATATTAACCTTTAAGGATTAATATTTGTTTTGTTAGTTTTTTACTCTCTTATTATTGATTAAATATGCAGTTGTCAATGTTCTCTTGTCCTAACAACAGTTAGGAGCTGTTAAATAGGCAGTTTTGCCGACAGCCTTAATATAATAACACCAGTACTATATCTTGTCAACACTTTTTTGACAATTTTTTTAATATTTTTTAATATTTTTTTTATTAAAAAATAAGTAGTGTTTTCGGCTATTTCTTGCGATTAGTATATTATTATTGCATAATATAAGTTAACGCCTAGACAATCAGCGCAAATTATGATAACATAAAACAAAAGAAAAATATAGCGTTTGGAGTAAGAAATTTGATAAATTTATGTTCGCTTGATAAATTACCAATAAGACAAACGGCAATTATACACCACCTTAAACTTTTACCCCAAGTTTGTTTAAGATTTGCCGAAATGGGGTTTGTTCCCGAGCAAGAAATTACGGTAATCAAGAAAGCTCCGTTTGGCGACCCGCTAGAAATTTCTATAATGAATTATCGAGTTTGCATAAGAAAGACCGAAGCCGAACATATATTTGTAAGCGTAAAAGGAGAAGCGTAACAATGGCTATTACAAAGACAATCTGTCTTGTGGGCAATCCTAATAGCGGTAAGACCACTTTATTTAACGCTTTAACGGGCGGTAAAGGTCACGTCGGTAACTGGGCTGGCGTTACAGTAGAAACTAAATCGGGCTTGCTAAAAGAAAATTCTACTATACAAATAGTAGACTTGCCCGGTATATACTCCCTTTCGCCGATTACAACAGACGAAAAAGTCGCTTACGATTATTTAATTAAACAACCGCCCGACCTTATTATAAATATAGTCGACAGCACAAACTTAAAACGCAATTTATTCTTAACCACTCAACTTGCCGAACTTGGCATAAACATAATACTTGCTTTAAATATGCAAGACCAACTCTACGCAAATGGCAAATATATAGATATAATAAAGATGCGTGAAATATTAGGTTGCGAAGTAGTGTCCATATCGGCGTCTAAACAATTGGGGTTTGAAAATTTAATCGCCCTTTGCCAAAAAGACGAATTTCCAAAGGCAAAACCCTTAGCCCTTGACTTGTCGCACGACGAACAATCAACGCATATCCACTTAGCTTACAAAGTAAACGGAATAGCAAGTTGCGAAATAGCCTGTCAACGTTACACCCACATCGAAAATATTATAAATTCTTGCTTGTTTGACACGCCAAAACCTACC from Clostridia bacterium includes the following:
- a CDS encoding FeoA family protein; this translates as MINLCSLDKLPIRQTAIIHHLKLLPQVCLRFAEMGFVPEQEITVIKKAPFGDPLEISIMNYRVCIRKTEAEHIFVSVKGEA